The DNA sequence TTTCTGTCGGGGAGAGCCATACTTGGTTTCCGCTTCGAGCAACATCAGTAGGCTCGCGCCTGCTCGCAGTCCGACGCCCAGTCGTCGACAGAACGCACCGGCGGCAGAGATCGGCATCTTGCTAAACATTAGGGACGTTTGGTTGCTGGGGCATGGTGATGCCGAGTCGTACGAGTAGCGGCATGGCGTGGATTGGCATCGTGTTGCTCGCGGTGTGATCGCGTCGAGGCCCACGGGTTACGACGGCTCTCCGCCGGGGGCCCATTGTCAACGCGAACGCCGCAGCGACAATGGCCAGGGGGCGACATTCACACCAGTTTTTCTGCGGGCTTTTGATCGCCGAAGCGACATGTGCAGAGGGGGCGGGTCGCAGCGATTTATTGATCAAAACGGGACGCAACGACGGAATTTTGCTGATTTGATTATCTACCGATCGCTCCGGTGGTTGTTCGAATGCCGTCGAACGACGAACATGCCTGTTCAAGGAACGACCACCCCACTTTCCTCCATTTGACCAATCATGACTTCCTCGTCTGAATCGGGGCCCGCGGATTCGTTCGCCGGTCCCTGCGCGGTCGTGCTCGCGGCCGGCAAAGGCACTCGCATGAAGAGTGATTTGCCGAAAGTTTTGTGCCCTGTTGTCGATCGCCCGATGATTCATTTTGTGATCGACGCGTTGGAAAAAGCCGGCATCCATCGGCAGATCGTTGTCGTTGGCTATGAAGCTGATGCGGTAAAAAAGGAGCTTGGGTCGCGGCCGGACTCGAACATAGATTTCGTACTCCAGGCGGAGCAACTGGGCACCGGTCACGCCGTTCAGTGCTGCCGGGAACAACTTGAGCATCAGTCGGGGCCGACGATCGTCGTTGCCGGCGACTCGCCACTGATTCAGCCGAACAGCCTTCAGACGCTGCTCAATCATTTTAACCAGACCAATCCCGCGTTGCTTTTGGGGACACTTAAAAAGGACGACCCAACCGGTTTGGGGAGGATCGTTCGTAGTGCAGATGGACAATTCACCGGGATCGTCGAACACAAAGACGCGACGCCCGAGCAATTGGAAATCTGTGAAGTCAACATGAGCACGTACCTGTTCAACACCCCCGATTTGCTCGAGTCGCTGGGACGGTTGAAGAACGATAACGCTCAAGCGGAATACTATCTGACCGACTGCGCGCGATTGCTTTACGAAGCCGGTCGACCTGTGGAAGCCCTGCCCGCACTTCAACCTTGCGAGTCGCTTTCGATCAACAATCCGGACGAGTTGCGTCTGGTCGATGAAACTATGCGGAAGATGGGATATGCGTGAGCTAAAGATTTTCAGCGGCCGGGCCAATCCCGAACTGGCGATGAAGATCTGTCGCCACTTGCACTTAGAGCCCGCTGCGATCTCGCTGGGGAAATTTCCCGACGGTGAGAATTTTTGCAAGTTGGATGAAGACGTTCGTGGTCGCGACGTTTTCTTGGTCCAGCCGACGTGCCCGCCAGTCAACGACAACTTATTCGAGTTGTTGGTGATGATCGATTGCTGTAAGCGTGCTAGCGCCGAGCGAATCACCGCGGTGATTCCATACTACGGGTACGCTCGCCAGGATCGCAAAGACGAGGGGCGAGTGCCAATTACGGCCAAAATGGTCGCCAACCTAATTACCCGGGCCGGCGCCGATCGTGTTCTGACGATGGACCTACATGCCGCTCAGATACAGGGTTTCTTCGACGTTCCTGTCGACCACTTGTACGCCGCACCGGTGCTCAATGAGCACTTCTCCGGTCGCGGGCTGACCGACGACAAGATCGTTGTGGTCAGTCCCGATGAGGGAAGCATCAAGCGTGCCGTCGGTCACGGTAAACGCCTCGGTGGGCCTTTGGCGATCGTCGACAAACGTCGGACCAATGCCCTGGAAGTTCGGCAAAGTACGATTATCGGTGGTCCGATCGAAGGCAAGATCGCGCTGATGTTTGACGACATGATCAGCACGGCCGGTTCGATTTGCGGGGCGGCAAAGCTGGTTCACGAAGCCGGGGCCGCGGAGATTCACATCGCGTGTACTCATGGCGTGCTATGCGGCCCTGCCATCGAACGACTTCGTGAAGCTCCGATCGATTCACTCACCGTCACCGATTCGATCCCAATCCCGTCGGATAAGATGTTGCCCAAGATGGTCCAGTTGACCGTCGCGCCATTGTTGGCCGAGGCGATCAAGCGGATCCACCACGATCAGTCGATCAGCGAACTGTTTCGCGAGCGGTAGCGAACGTTGAAAAACGGCGGCTTGTTAGCAGCCGCCAATGACGGACCGCAACAGTTCTAGCCGCATTGGTAGGGACGTATCGCACTGCTTCGTCAGTGGCAGTGTTACCGAGCCATCGGCTCGAAGTGTCGTTGCCGCCGAATGGATTCCGGGGCGACCTGACGGTAGGAAGCAACGCGCCAATTCCGGGCCGGGGTCAATCCCGCCGATTTGCAGTTTCACCTGGGGCGGCTCATTCGCCAGGTGCTTGCGGTGCGGTGATCCGATCCGAATTTCGGGAGGCAGCTCAGTCAACGTGTCGACAAGCGACTGGTTGCGAGCCCACAGCATCACGGCAGCCAGGTTGCTGTGTGCAGTTAAATTCACCAGGACGGCTCGGCGAAGTCGACGTTCATCGATTGCGGTGTTGGATTCGGAAATGAATTTGACGAGCAAGTCCGCCGCTGCTATTGCTTCGCCCTCGGCAAAAGGTGCATCGGTCAAGATGACTGCAAGCGAATTGCTTTGCAAAATTGTTTCCTGTTCAGCCGATGTCAAACCAGCGTCGTGATCGATTCTGAGATCACGATTGCGGCGATTCTCGATCAGTCCCGCGATCATTGAGGCGGATACGGACGCCGATTGAATCAGCTGACCAGCGGGCCGTTCCAGTTGCCGAGGCAGTCGTGTCCAGCGCGACTCGCATTCCCCGATCAGCCATATCGTTTCGGCGTGCGTGCGAATGTCTCCCAAGGTTGCCGTGACGACTCCGTCACGCGAGATTGTTCGTGCGGCCGCGTGGAGTTCATCGAGAGGGCCGTCAGCGGCGAAACGCACCAAACCGCGTTCATGCCAACTTACAAGTTCTTTTGATTCTTCGATCGTTTCTTGGTCAAACGCGACTACGGGGGCCGCCGATAGTTTGAGCGTCTGTCGAAGTGAAGATAAGTCGAGTTCCGAGAAATCAAACGCCGACGTATCGATCCGAGGCGGCATCGGGTTTCGCGCCGCTTCAAGCTCGGTGGCGGCCACGGGGCACTGGAGTTGTGGAGATTCGTTTGAAGTTGTGGACGAGGTCTGCACCGGCCATTGCAGATCATCGCAGCACAGTGGGCAGAACGGACAAACGAAGGTGGACGCCACGAAAATTGGCCTTACGGGCTGAAGTTGTTGCCGGGGAGATTGCAAATCCGTATCACGGTCAAGCTTTGGTGGTTGATCCA is a window from the Roseiconus lacunae genome containing:
- a CDS encoding sugar phosphate nucleotidyltransferase, with protein sequence MTSSSESGPADSFAGPCAVVLAAGKGTRMKSDLPKVLCPVVDRPMIHFVIDALEKAGIHRQIVVVGYEADAVKKELGSRPDSNIDFVLQAEQLGTGHAVQCCREQLEHQSGPTIVVAGDSPLIQPNSLQTLLNHFNQTNPALLLGTLKKDDPTGLGRIVRSADGQFTGIVEHKDATPEQLEICEVNMSTYLFNTPDLLESLGRLKNDNAQAEYYLTDCARLLYEAGRPVEALPALQPCESLSINNPDELRLVDETMRKMGYA
- a CDS encoding ribose-phosphate diphosphokinase, coding for MRELKIFSGRANPELAMKICRHLHLEPAAISLGKFPDGENFCKLDEDVRGRDVFLVQPTCPPVNDNLFELLVMIDCCKRASAERITAVIPYYGYARQDRKDEGRVPITAKMVANLITRAGADRVLTMDLHAAQIQGFFDVPVDHLYAAPVLNEHFSGRGLTDDKIVVVSPDEGSIKRAVGHGKRLGGPLAIVDKRRTNALEVRQSTIIGGPIEGKIALMFDDMISTAGSICGAAKLVHEAGAAEIHIACTHGVLCGPAIERLREAPIDSLTVTDSIPIPSDKMLPKMVQLTVAPLLAEAIKRIHHDQSISELFRER